GACACCCGGCATGACACCCGGCATGACACCCGGCACGCCACCCGGCGGCGCTGCCGGAACAGCTCCCGGCGCAACGGCCCCGCCATTGATCGCCAGAATTGAGAGTCTCGCCGAAGCGCTACCCCTTCCGCCCGATTCCCTCTGGTCATCATGGCGGAAAGAATTCCTCCCATCAGGAGAGGGGCTGATCCTCTGTGGGCTGCTTGAGGATCCCCCCAAAACCGGGGGAGAGCTCTGTCTCTGGGTCTCGAGCCGGTTGCGTGAGATAGCCGACCTCAGTGAGGGTCTGCCCGAGGGAGATCTCATCCGGCCTGAGCGGATCAGAGATGAGATCCGGCAGACCGGGGGCATTCTGAGAATCATGCGGGCTGAAGAGGCGCGGGAGATACTGGCCCTGCCCCGCGCCGGTTTGGAGGCTTTTCAAAACCTCCCCGCTTCACTGGAAGATCATCCAATGGCCCGTCTCAAGAGGGTCTTTCTTGGAGATAAATTATTTGTTAATGCGGGGCTTTATACGATGTCGGTGTGCCCATGGAAGCGGGGCGCCCTTCACTTCGGTCTGGTTCAGGCGTATCGGGATGCGATCTTGGAATTCCAGGATGTCATCAATGGGGAAGACCTGGAATCAGGGGAATTTCTCAAAATGATGAATGAATCCGGAACGCTCATCGCGGATCGGATGGATCGCATGCTTTTCAGCTTATGGAATGAAATCCCCTCAGGCGGATCTCTTCAGCTGCTGTGCGGGAACGACACAAGCACGTGGATGATACGTCGAGAGAAGGATTGGCCGGTGGGAGCAAAGAGGTAAGCGCCGGAATCGATGATACCCTTGCGCGACAATATTCCAAGCCGGACGCGTCCGGGCGCCGGGATTGTCCTGATTGCGGTGACGATGATGGTCTTTCTCTATGAATTGAACCTTTCCCCCCGCGACCTGGAATCTTTTTTTATGACCTATGGGCTTGTGCCCGGCCGGCTGACCGGTCTTCTCCATCCCTCATATTATCCATTCGAGGGTTCCCGATACTTGGGTCTTTTCAGCTCGATGTTCCTTCATGCCGGTTGGTTTCACTTTTTGGGAAATATGTGGTTTTTATGGATCTTCGGAGACAATGTCGAGGATCATCTCGGCCATCGCCGTTTTGTCATCTTCTATCTGATCTGCGGAGTCGCCGCCGGTTTGGCGCAGATCATCGCGGACCCCGGATCCCATCTGCCGATGGTCGGCGCCAGCGGCGCCATTGCAGGGGTGATGGGGGCTTATTTTGTCCTCTTTCCGCGCGCCAAGATACTGACCCTGATACCGATTTTTATTATCTTTACCTGGCTGGAAATCCCGGCCGTCATCTTTCTCGGCATATGGTTTCTCATGCAATTCGTCAATGGAGCGGTGATGTCCGCCGCCAATGTCCAGGGGGGCGTCGCATTTTGGGCGCATGCCGGCGGGTTTATCGCGGGGATGCTTTTTCTCGGCCTCCTGGGCGGCTGGCGCAAGCCTGATCCGCCGGTGGCGAAGTGGAGCCGGCAATTCTCCGGCGGCATGCGCGGGTTATGATAGGTCTTTTATCCCGCCCGTGGCCGCCTGAGGTCATGCGAGCCGGCCTGAAACCGCGGGAGGCCGCACAGGGTCAGCGAAGAATGAG
The Candidatus Eisenbacteria bacterium genome window above contains:
- a CDS encoding rhomboid family intramembrane serine protease, whose amino-acid sequence is MIPLRDNIPSRTRPGAGIVLIAVTMMVFLYELNLSPRDLESFFMTYGLVPGRLTGLLHPSYYPFEGSRYLGLFSSMFLHAGWFHFLGNMWFLWIFGDNVEDHLGHRRFVIFYLICGVAAGLAQIIADPGSHLPMVGASGAIAGVMGAYFVLFPRAKILTLIPIFIIFTWLEIPAVIFLGIWFLMQFVNGAVMSAANVQGGVAFWAHAGGFIAGMLFLGLLGGWRKPDPPVAKWSRQFSGGMRGL